The following proteins come from a genomic window of Candidatus Alcyoniella australis:
- a CDS encoding response regulator, with amino-acid sequence MPRILVIEDNQDNREIICEFLGSYGFETIVAVNGEEGIEQFNKSKPSLALIDVLLPKVNGLKVCETIKNSAQGEQTPVIMMSALYKTPGLQLEAKTKYGADDYLIKPLDLMNLVNRICSLLKLDKDKLLENAKAKEEGAKAGPPRAIPPLPIKGSTAQFSALDCLLWMHNSALTGTYVQTQRNVHRTVYVLEGYPVYVASNLLSETLGKILLANGKISDEDLTRASTTAKQSNSPLSSILRKLGMLDANEITKALLSETHQRLINTIGWFDGEYQISEDSSWIEKIKRPKVPLEQLVYESIKRHYSHERISAALKPALSLSVEKIPEKLDMVPLIQWDIEELETFALINGERNLGKIQQMSSQPASESMRTIFTLFKLGIVIFI; translated from the coding sequence ATGCCGCGTATTCTCGTGATCGAGGACAACCAGGATAATCGCGAGATCATCTGTGAGTTCCTTGGCAGCTACGGGTTTGAGACCATTGTCGCGGTCAACGGCGAAGAGGGCATCGAGCAGTTCAACAAGAGCAAGCCCAGCCTGGCCCTAATCGACGTGCTGTTGCCCAAAGTCAACGGCCTGAAGGTCTGCGAGACAATCAAGAACTCCGCCCAGGGCGAGCAAACTCCGGTAATCATGATGAGCGCCTTGTACAAGACGCCGGGGCTACAGCTCGAGGCCAAGACCAAGTACGGCGCCGACGACTACCTGATCAAGCCGCTGGATCTGATGAATCTGGTCAATCGGATCTGCAGCCTGCTCAAGCTGGATAAAGATAAGTTGTTGGAAAACGCCAAGGCCAAGGAGGAAGGCGCCAAAGCCGGTCCGCCGCGGGCGATCCCGCCGTTGCCGATAAAAGGCTCGACCGCCCAGTTCTCCGCCCTGGACTGTCTGCTGTGGATGCACAACAGCGCGCTGACCGGCACATACGTACAGACCCAACGCAATGTGCACCGTACGGTTTACGTGCTTGAGGGCTATCCGGTCTATGTGGCATCGAACCTGCTCAGCGAAACCCTGGGCAAGATCCTCTTGGCCAACGGCAAGATCAGCGACGAGGACTTAACCCGCGCCAGCACTACGGCCAAGCAGAGTAACTCGCCGTTGAGCAGCATCCTGCGCAAGCTCGGGATGCTCGATGCCAACGAGATCACAAAGGCGCTGCTCAGCGAAACCCATCAACGTCTGATCAACACCATCGGCTGGTTCGACGGCGAATACCAGATCAGCGAGGACTCGTCCTGGATCGAGAAAATCAAGCGCCCCAAAGTGCCGCTGGAGCAGCTTGTCTACGAGAGCATTAAGCGCCACTACTCCCACGAGCGCATCAGCGCCGCACTCAAACCGGCCCTGTCGCTCAGTGTCGAGAAGATCCCGGAGAAGCTCGATATGGTTCCGCTGATCCAGTGGGATATCGAAGAATTGGAAACATTCGCCCTGATCAACGGCGAACGCAATCTGGGCAAGATCCAGCAGATGTCCAGCCAGCCGGCCTCCGAGAGCATGCGCACGATCTTCACGCTGTTCAAACTCGGCATCGTAATCTTCATCTAG
- a CDS encoding alpha/beta hydrolase yields the protein MKRLTLLILTFIALLGLLVCSSALAAERTRTGMLSINLKGQVIGAERYEIYYHENGNVRANGTIGLKQENSSTELLTDLRLKGPDETFEGYQLEADINKVPNSLSITLENDKARAQVISVMGQHDKLLEIDPHTLIVENSVFHLYQLVADRYNFRIGGRQEINVILGTSLTYHHTWIEFRGRTPIAVGEKTYYGKRLYLDLENFGVHIWIDDDGELLKVEIPIQGLSATRTDYTGLEVDIAPAPKYRPSADLIYRNVSFKSGDYQLAGTISLPALAVRPLPGLVFINDSGPQTRNGIVPKIGLYIGTGELLDELSKFGFVVLRYDEPGVGQSQGAFPLSSLITTEADVNAALQMLAGRPEVDPQRLAVIGQGEGAMIAMRIAARNPAIKACALLAPSAMPLNELAVWQVQRRLSQQGAQPDEWKNDPVVTTFDEARDSDERWTVVAMKPVDLNVFRELINTAPQQQVTKIRVPMFIAAAGRDAQMPPGQGQTLATAARNGGNASVRYKLFAELDHFFRRGTGSISDYSDETRSIDREFLDALGDWLREALK from the coding sequence GTGAAAAGACTTACTCTGCTGATACTTACGTTTATCGCGCTGCTGGGCCTGCTGGTGTGCTCCAGCGCCCTGGCCGCGGAGCGCACGCGTACCGGCATGCTCTCGATCAACCTCAAGGGCCAGGTCATCGGCGCGGAGCGTTATGAGATCTACTACCATGAAAACGGCAATGTCAGGGCCAACGGCACCATCGGCCTCAAACAGGAAAACAGCAGCACCGAGCTGTTGACCGACCTGCGACTCAAGGGCCCGGACGAGACGTTCGAGGGATACCAACTTGAGGCCGACATCAACAAGGTGCCCAACAGCCTGTCGATCACCCTCGAAAACGACAAGGCGCGGGCGCAGGTGATCTCGGTAATGGGACAGCACGACAAGCTGTTGGAGATCGACCCGCATACGCTGATCGTCGAGAATAGTGTGTTCCACCTCTACCAGCTCGTGGCCGACCGCTACAACTTCCGCATCGGTGGTAGGCAAGAAATCAACGTTATTCTCGGCACGAGCCTGACGTACCATCATACCTGGATCGAGTTTCGCGGGCGGACGCCGATCGCCGTGGGCGAAAAGACCTACTACGGCAAACGGCTCTATCTCGACCTGGAGAATTTCGGCGTCCATATCTGGATCGACGACGATGGCGAGCTGCTCAAGGTCGAAATCCCGATCCAGGGCCTAAGCGCCACGCGCACCGACTACACCGGCCTCGAGGTCGACATCGCTCCCGCACCTAAATATCGGCCGAGCGCCGATCTGATCTATCGCAACGTCAGTTTCAAATCGGGTGATTATCAGCTTGCGGGCACGATCAGCCTGCCCGCCCTGGCTGTACGGCCGCTGCCGGGCCTGGTGTTTATCAACGACAGCGGTCCGCAGACGCGCAACGGGATCGTGCCCAAGATCGGGCTCTACATCGGCACCGGCGAGCTACTGGATGAGTTGAGCAAGTTCGGATTCGTGGTGCTGCGCTACGACGAGCCGGGGGTCGGCCAAAGCCAGGGGGCCTTCCCCCTGTCGAGCCTGATCACCACCGAGGCCGACGTCAACGCGGCGCTACAGATGCTTGCCGGTCGGCCGGAGGTCGATCCGCAACGGCTGGCGGTGATCGGACAGGGCGAGGGAGCGATGATCGCAATGCGAATCGCGGCGCGCAATCCGGCCATCAAGGCCTGCGCCCTACTCGCACCCAGCGCCATGCCGCTGAACGAACTCGCCGTGTGGCAGGTGCAGCGTAGGCTGTCGCAGCAAGGTGCGCAGCCCGACGAGTGGAAGAACGATCCGGTGGTCACAACTTTCGACGAGGCGCGCGACAGCGACGAACGCTGGACCGTGGTCGCAATGAAACCGGTGGACCTCAACGTATTCCGCGAGCTGATCAATACCGCGCCCCAGCAGCAGGTCACCAAAATCCGTGTGCCGATGTTCATCGCCGCAGCCGGCCGCGACGCCCAAATGCCGCCCGGGCAGGGGCAAACGCTGGCCACGGCCGCGCGCAACGGCGGCAACGCTTCGGTACGCTACAAACTGTTCGCCGAGCTCGACCACTTCTTCCGCCGCGGCACCGGCAGTATCTCCGACTACTCCGACGAGACGCGATCAATCGATCGCGAGTTCCTCGATGCCCTTGGCGACTGGCTGCGCGAGGCGCTCAAATAG
- a CDS encoding lytic transglycosylase domain-containing protein: protein MLTALLLAATLAVTDAAPPLVAAVDQTAVLHPTADALDDGDALAQMLSGKTEPDEVRTVAPHRGRYYKPEQIELIITRVAIDEQINPYLALALIETESSLNPYAASPAGALGLTQMLPATARRFGVENIWDPEQNVRGGLRYLKFLLGIFDGDLRLALAAYNAGIPAVLYYGDVPPYSETRSFVARIFRRFSERMFQGRN, encoded by the coding sequence GTGCTCACAGCGCTGCTGCTGGCCGCAACGCTCGCGGTTACCGACGCCGCCCCGCCCCTGGTTGCAGCGGTTGACCAGACGGCGGTGTTGCACCCGACCGCAGACGCATTGGACGACGGAGACGCGCTGGCCCAGATGCTCTCCGGCAAGACCGAGCCCGATGAGGTTCGAACCGTCGCGCCCCATCGCGGCCGGTATTACAAGCCAGAGCAGATCGAGCTGATCATTACGCGGGTGGCGATCGACGAGCAGATCAATCCCTACCTGGCTTTGGCGTTAATCGAAACCGAATCGAGCCTCAATCCATACGCCGCAAGTCCGGCGGGCGCGCTGGGCCTGACCCAGATGCTACCGGCCACGGCGCGCCGCTTCGGCGTGGAAAACATCTGGGACCCCGAGCAGAACGTGCGCGGCGGCCTGCGCTACCTCAAGTTCCTGCTCGGAATTTTCGACGGCGACCTGCGGCTGGCGCTGGCGGCCTACAACGCGGGCATCCCAGCAGTGCTTTACTACGGCGACGTGCCGCCCTACAGCGAGACGCGCAGCTTTGTGGCGCGAATCTTCCGCCGCTTCAGCGAGCGGATGTTCCAAGGACGAAATTAG
- a CDS encoding alkaline phosphatase family protein → MHRYFLSILAVFVLLAFAAGCEIPGNGSSEPAGLNKEDPAPDPDAYLRPGYIGEGSHLTYMGRVITPAGTTVSINRFPVSIALSPDGQTLIAGSTKFPAMTILSADPLQVLDTDNQGIPFYGATFNAAGDKFWQSMGASHKILEYTISGGVPAVSRSLEMIGYPAGMKLSADESVLWVAMNLANEVVAFDLASGTVIKYFITGNYPYDVVLDNGKVYASNWGEESLTVADEASAAVIGEIPVGKAPEGMALDAANNRLYVTSADTDTITVIDTSEDTVIDTWDLHDQKSGTIGAMPNAAEVTADGSKLYVTEAGYNCVSVIDTAEGSILGRIPVGQYPNDLELDEQAAKLYVVNGKGTGSAGAGRVHRQWYGSVTAVDLPDSAQLAAYTQTVEQDYMWFDNLFDTQGAQSPIPFEFGQPSEQIKKVVFILKENRTYDQLLGDMTEGEGDPELCDFCDVTPNHHKLTRTYALLDNYYVEADTSIIGHFWATAANCNDFAEKTWLSGGRVPASDMEHAATLERKTVFHNMLDNGIEFRAYGQIIGLATDLDRFAPYIDFKYSFWNMRTSDENEKVEEIIREMEAGIFPPFVYIVLPNDHTYGSSSGSPTMDYMVGDNDAGLGKLIDYLSHRPDWNEIAVFVTEDDPQAGTDHIDPHRTIGMAISPWVKRGHVSSVFYTMSSIWMTIELILGVPPMSKWDEYAAPMYDLFTMDVDTTPYEYEPNPVAPAVNAKGLPMQEYCDNANWNAPDQVERLAEVTWLNKHPGEPFPYYYSVGWRYGEEGEEEEAQEARQYVQDAQRALEYARKHGLLD, encoded by the coding sequence ATGCATAGATACTTTTTATCGATATTGGCCGTATTCGTACTGCTGGCTTTTGCGGCCGGTTGCGAAATTCCCGGCAACGGCTCCTCGGAGCCTGCCGGCCTAAACAAGGAAGACCCCGCGCCCGATCCCGACGCCTATTTACGGCCGGGCTATATCGGCGAGGGCAGCCATTTGACCTATATGGGGCGGGTGATCACTCCGGCCGGGACCACGGTCTCGATCAATCGCTTCCCGGTGTCGATCGCGCTGAGCCCCGACGGCCAGACGTTGATCGCGGGCAGCACCAAGTTTCCGGCGATGACGATCCTCAGCGCCGACCCGCTGCAGGTGCTCGACACCGACAATCAGGGCATCCCGTTCTACGGCGCGACCTTCAACGCGGCCGGAGACAAGTTCTGGCAGTCGATGGGCGCCAGCCACAAGATCCTGGAATACACGATCAGCGGCGGCGTGCCCGCGGTCAGCCGTTCGCTGGAGATGATCGGCTATCCGGCGGGAATGAAACTCAGCGCGGACGAGAGCGTGCTGTGGGTGGCGATGAACCTGGCCAACGAGGTCGTGGCCTTTGACCTGGCCTCGGGCACGGTGATCAAGTACTTCATTACCGGCAACTACCCTTACGACGTGGTGTTGGACAACGGCAAGGTCTACGCCTCCAACTGGGGCGAGGAGAGCTTGACCGTGGCCGACGAGGCCAGCGCCGCGGTGATCGGTGAGATCCCCGTGGGCAAGGCGCCCGAGGGCATGGCGCTGGACGCGGCCAACAATCGGCTCTACGTAACCTCGGCCGACACGGACACGATCACGGTGATCGATACAAGTGAGGACACGGTGATCGACACCTGGGATCTGCACGACCAAAAGAGCGGCACAATCGGCGCGATGCCCAATGCCGCCGAAGTGACCGCCGATGGCTCGAAGCTCTACGTGACCGAGGCCGGCTACAACTGTGTGAGCGTAATCGACACTGCCGAAGGCTCGATCCTCGGCCGCATCCCGGTGGGACAATATCCCAACGACCTTGAGCTCGACGAGCAGGCCGCCAAACTCTACGTGGTCAACGGCAAGGGCACGGGCTCGGCGGGAGCCGGCAGGGTGCATCGACAGTGGTACGGCTCGGTCACCGCCGTGGACCTGCCGGACTCCGCGCAGCTCGCCGCTTATACCCAGACGGTCGAGCAAGACTACATGTGGTTCGACAACCTGTTCGATACTCAGGGCGCCCAGTCCCCGATCCCCTTTGAGTTCGGCCAGCCCAGTGAGCAAATCAAGAAAGTCGTGTTCATACTCAAGGAGAACCGCACCTACGATCAGCTGCTGGGCGACATGACCGAGGGCGAGGGTGATCCGGAGCTGTGCGACTTCTGCGACGTGACTCCCAACCACCATAAGTTGACGCGCACCTACGCGCTTTTGGATAACTACTACGTCGAGGCCGACACCTCGATTATCGGCCATTTCTGGGCCACGGCCGCCAACTGCAACGACTTCGCCGAGAAGACCTGGCTCTCCGGCGGGCGGGTGCCGGCGTCGGACATGGAGCACGCGGCGACCCTCGAGCGCAAGACCGTCTTTCACAACATGCTGGACAACGGCATCGAGTTCCGCGCCTACGGCCAGATCATCGGACTGGCCACCGACCTCGACCGCTTCGCGCCCTACATCGACTTTAAATACAGCTTTTGGAACATGCGCACCTCCGACGAGAATGAGAAGGTCGAGGAGATTATCCGCGAGATGGAGGCCGGGATTTTCCCGCCGTTCGTCTATATTGTGCTGCCCAACGACCATACCTACGGCAGCTCGTCGGGCTCTCCGACCATGGACTACATGGTCGGAGATAACGACGCGGGATTGGGAAAGCTGATCGACTATCTGAGCCACCGTCCGGACTGGAACGAGATCGCGGTCTTCGTCACCGAGGACGATCCGCAAGCCGGCACCGACCACATTGACCCGCACCGCACCATCGGCATGGCGATCAGCCCCTGGGTCAAACGCGGGCACGTCAGCTCGGTATTCTACACTATGTCCAGCATCTGGATGACGATCGAGCTGATCCTCGGCGTGCCGCCGATGAGCAAATGGGACGAGTACGCCGCACCGATGTACGACCTGTTCACCATGGACGTCGACACCACGCCCTACGAATACGAGCCCAACCCGGTGGCCCCGGCGGTCAACGCCAAGGGGCTGCCGATGCAGGAATATTGCGACAACGCCAACTGGAACGCGCCGGACCAGGTCGAACGTTTGGCCGAGGTCACCTGGCTTAACAAGCATCCGGGCGAGCCCTTCCCCTACTATTACTCGGTGGGCTGGCGTTACGGCGAAGAGGGCGAAGAGGAGGAGGCCCAGGAGGCGCGGCAGTACGTGCAAGACGCGCAACGGGCATTGGAGTACGCACGCAAGCACGGCCTGCTCGATTAA
- a CDS encoding DUF4091 domain-containing protein: protein MRTLPTVVLIALVVLALALPAQAALKALVVDPNLKLRPGDDPTGAAGAVLQAARNEYEPFQVVVFDDSGAALSGCDASVSALAGPEGEQIAANEITLFREWYIEVIIPSQKPIDPAASGFWPDGLIPFVDEWDGEDRDGSPFNVEAGGFVMLWVDVHIPLGQQPGDYAGSLSVTCDDKAAVQIPIELTVWDFTVPEKITGASNYGYSCGNSYNTHVRMGSSPNRDTLNDRYFAEALKHRMGISSPCYSPTWSWDGSSGSFDWTTFDAQMGPFYDGEVLPWAVELPNMRLPYGGSSTDERRAYWAAFAQHFREKGWLDKLYLYLPDEPTPAEYQNLVNIAELLHSADSELRAMATEQVDPALMGSVDIWCPDEPLFSDSLPWGPYPEDYPPRQALGEEAWMYNCMSAQFMVDYTNYFIDSQGLHARLFQWVTWRYHFTGTLYWQSNYGMRSGHDVWYEPWEDTWFCNGDGNLFYPGAPSMIGGSSDIPIASMRMKLIREGQEDYEYFRLADAMGKSEQVDTLLRSVVRKSWDWSHDPADTMRVREQIAQIILGQGDSTPPDEPGALALEAGDATISVSWTDPADADLASCAVYIGKYPDDRQWLVDVAAGTGQYIIEDLANGQTYYIALDAADQWGNRSAFTDEIAATPQGADDDDDDDDDDTGADDDDNEEPTWNGCGC, encoded by the coding sequence ATGAGAACTCTGCCGACTGTGGTGTTGATCGCGTTGGTCGTGCTCGCACTGGCCCTGCCGGCCCAGGCCGCGCTCAAGGCGTTGGTCGTCGATCCCAACCTCAAGCTGCGGCCCGGCGATGATCCGACCGGCGCTGCCGGTGCGGTGCTGCAGGCCGCTCGCAACGAGTACGAGCCGTTCCAGGTAGTGGTGTTCGACGATTCCGGCGCCGCACTCAGCGGATGCGACGCCTCGGTCTCGGCGCTGGCAGGCCCCGAGGGCGAGCAAATCGCCGCCAACGAGATCACGCTGTTCCGCGAGTGGTACATCGAGGTGATCATCCCCAGCCAAAAGCCGATCGACCCCGCGGCCTCGGGCTTTTGGCCCGACGGCCTGATCCCGTTCGTAGACGAGTGGGACGGCGAGGACCGCGACGGGTCGCCGTTCAACGTGGAGGCAGGCGGCTTCGTGATGTTGTGGGTCGATGTACACATCCCGTTGGGCCAGCAGCCGGGCGATTATGCCGGCTCGCTGTCCGTGACCTGCGATGACAAGGCAGCCGTGCAGATCCCGATCGAGCTTACGGTCTGGGACTTCACCGTACCCGAGAAGATCACCGGCGCCTCGAACTACGGCTACAGTTGCGGCAACTCCTACAACACCCACGTGCGCATGGGGTCAAGCCCAAACCGCGATACACTCAACGACCGCTATTTTGCCGAGGCGCTTAAGCACCGGATGGGAATCAGCTCGCCGTGCTACTCCCCGACGTGGAGCTGGGACGGTTCGAGCGGCAGCTTTGACTGGACCACCTTCGACGCCCAGATGGGACCGTTCTACGACGGCGAGGTTCTACCCTGGGCCGTGGAGCTGCCCAACATGCGCCTGCCCTACGGCGGCTCGTCCACTGACGAGCGCCGCGCCTATTGGGCGGCGTTCGCCCAGCACTTCCGCGAAAAGGGCTGGCTGGACAAGCTCTATCTCTACCTGCCCGACGAGCCGACTCCGGCCGAATATCAAAACCTGGTGAACATCGCCGAACTGCTGCACAGCGCCGATTCCGAGCTGCGCGCCATGGCCACCGAGCAGGTCGATCCAGCGCTGATGGGCTCGGTCGACATCTGGTGCCCGGACGAGCCGCTGTTCTCCGACAGCCTGCCCTGGGGTCCCTACCCCGAGGACTATCCTCCGCGACAGGCCCTGGGCGAAGAGGCCTGGATGTACAACTGCATGAGCGCACAGTTTATGGTCGACTACACCAACTACTTCATTGACTCCCAAGGGCTGCACGCGCGGCTGTTCCAGTGGGTGACCTGGCGCTACCACTTCACCGGCACGCTTTACTGGCAGAGCAACTACGGCATGCGCTCGGGCCACGACGTGTGGTACGAGCCCTGGGAAGACACCTGGTTCTGCAACGGCGACGGCAACCTGTTCTATCCCGGAGCGCCCTCAATGATCGGCGGCAGCAGCGATATCCCGATCGCCTCGATGCGCATGAAGCTGATCCGCGAGGGACAGGAGGACTACGAGTACTTCCGCCTGGCCGACGCCATGGGCAAGTCCGAGCAGGTCGACACCCTGCTGCGCAGCGTGGTTCGCAAGAGCTGGGACTGGTCGCACGATCCGGCGGACACGATGCGCGTGCGCGAGCAGATCGCCCAAATCATCCTCGGCCAGGGCGATTCCACGCCCCCGGACGAGCCCGGCGCGCTCGCCCTCGAGGCCGGGGACGCGACGATCAGCGTCAGTTGGACCGACCCTGCCGACGCTGACCTGGCCTCCTGCGCGGTCTACATCGGCAAGTACCCCGACGACCGCCAGTGGCTGGTCGACGTGGCCGCGGGCACGGGCCAGTACATCATCGAGGACCTGGCCAACGGCCAGACCTATTACATCGCGCTGGACGCGGCCGACCAGTGGGGCAACCGCAGCGCTTTCACCGACGAAATCGCGGCCACGCCCCAGGGCGCGGACGATGACGACGATGATGACGACGACGATACGGGCGCGGACGACGACGACAACGAGGAGCCGACCTGGAACGGTTGCGGCTGCTGA
- a CDS encoding SUMF1/EgtB/PvdO family nonheme iron enzyme translates to MRLLTLLLVALCLGCSGKGERPAMVEVPSGPCIIGADRDQDGDSTPDEWPLRTVEVGRFEIDRLETTLGQYLECVAVGACPATPEELHNVPSNSCNWSRADKLEHPVNCVTWKQADAYCRWKNKRLPSEIEWEKAARGTDGRRYPWGEQWIPGRANVGDGRFTQPVGGYPKGASPYGMLDALGNVMEWTADSYEEGLNPGISQRAARGKNRVVRGGGFGSGDWGRRLSYRDWYAPDHRDPRIGFRCARGPALPTDVKKATPCRFAGFSQKLRVPAGEFTVGCDPQQRDDCQPGNPSRKVRLHSFEIDAREVGVYDYLQCVQAGKCTLPDPGKYCNFGKADRLDHPVNCIDQQQARDYCAFRNGRLPTALEWEKAARGIDGRRFPWGESQPTCNLTCSGINGSGCGKDRTFVAGSLLAGASPYGALDMAGNVWEWTVDRDPARDGAMIVKGGAWDERAGLPAYRFRSHPAAARVDNVGLRCVYASPN, encoded by the coding sequence TTGCGGCTGCTGACGCTGCTGCTGGTCGCCCTGTGCCTGGGCTGCTCGGGCAAGGGCGAGCGACCGGCAATGGTCGAGGTGCCCTCCGGCCCGTGCATTATCGGAGCCGACCGCGATCAGGACGGCGATTCCACGCCCGACGAGTGGCCGTTGCGAACAGTGGAGGTCGGTCGCTTTGAGATCGACCGGCTGGAAACGACCCTCGGCCAATACCTCGAATGCGTAGCAGTCGGCGCCTGCCCCGCAACCCCCGAAGAACTGCACAACGTACCGAGCAACAGCTGCAACTGGAGTCGAGCGGACAAGCTTGAGCATCCGGTGAACTGCGTGACCTGGAAGCAGGCCGACGCCTACTGCCGCTGGAAGAATAAACGTCTGCCCAGCGAAATCGAGTGGGAAAAGGCCGCCCGGGGAACCGACGGACGACGCTATCCCTGGGGCGAACAATGGATCCCGGGTCGCGCCAACGTGGGCGACGGTCGCTTCACCCAGCCGGTGGGCGGCTATCCCAAAGGGGCGAGTCCCTACGGCATGCTCGACGCCCTGGGCAACGTGATGGAGTGGACCGCCGATTCCTACGAGGAAGGCCTGAATCCGGGGATCTCGCAACGTGCGGCGCGCGGTAAAAACCGCGTAGTGCGCGGCGGCGGGTTCGGCTCCGGCGACTGGGGACGGCGGCTGTCGTACCGCGACTGGTACGCGCCGGACCATCGCGACCCGCGTATCGGTTTTCGCTGCGCGCGCGGCCCGGCCTTGCCCACCGACGTCAAGAAAGCAACGCCCTGTCGCTTCGCTGGATTCAGCCAAAAGCTGAGAGTGCCCGCAGGCGAGTTCACGGTCGGCTGCGATCCGCAACAGCGCGACGACTGCCAGCCGGGCAACCCATCCCGCAAGGTACGCCTGCACAGCTTCGAGATCGACGCGCGCGAGGTCGGCGTCTACGACTATTTGCAATGCGTCCAGGCCGGGAAATGCACCCTGCCCGACCCGGGCAAGTACTGCAACTTCGGCAAGGCCGACCGCCTCGACCATCCTGTCAACTGCATTGATCAACAGCAGGCGCGCGACTATTGTGCTTTTCGCAACGGACGGCTGCCCACTGCCCTGGAGTGGGAAAAGGCCGCGCGCGGCATTGACGGTCGACGCTTTCCCTGGGGCGAGAGTCAACCGACCTGCAATCTGACCTGCAGCGGCATCAACGGCTCGGGCTGCGGCAAGGACCGGACGTTCGTCGCCGGCAGCCTGCTGGCCGGTGCCTCGCCCTACGGCGCATTGGACATGGCGGGCAATGTCTGGGAATGGACCGTCGATCGCGATCCGGCGCGAGACGGAGCGATGATCGTCAAGGGCGGCGCCTGGGACGAGCGCGCGGGCCTGCCCGCGTACAGGTTCCGTTCGCACCCGGCCGCGGCGCGTGTGGACAACGTCGGCCTGCGTTGCGTCTACGCTTCTCCTAACTGA
- a CDS encoding DUF3604 domain-containing protein, producing MALAIEHGTDWAGHDEQRRPHTRWGGVYVQTDGDAVLGYFINQLNYSGNGLEIELFAEGAQGSEQYLGALSLTTDQNGVAIFEPAGPAAEGVHRLRLEWRAAGIQVWSNPLEVSADPNHPRMLWGQIHGHSLVSDGLGSDAEFYEFARDKSLLDFAALTDHGYLTESIVHPQFLRHQINPPQWDEYCRVCREFNDPGCFVTFLAYEWTSQVFSDKNVYFLHDDEPFSGYPVNPYDLADKYRGRNDPRYIEIEIYAPQPIVRVEIVKNAPAEPWLIFEPETPAWNPGLLTFEDNSALAGSTYYYARIFQQDGQMAWTSPIWVDLI from the coding sequence GTGGCCCTGGCCATTGAGCACGGCACGGACTGGGCGGGCCACGACGAGCAGCGTCGGCCCCACACACGTTGGGGCGGCGTGTATGTGCAGACCGACGGCGACGCGGTGCTGGGCTATTTCATCAACCAGTTAAACTACTCGGGCAACGGTCTCGAGATCGAGCTGTTCGCCGAGGGCGCGCAGGGCTCCGAGCAATACCTCGGCGCATTGAGCCTGACCACGGACCAAAACGGCGTTGCGATCTTTGAGCCCGCCGGGCCCGCAGCCGAGGGCGTGCATCGGCTGCGGCTGGAGTGGCGCGCCGCCGGAATCCAGGTCTGGTCCAATCCGCTGGAGGTCAGCGCCGATCCGAATCACCCGCGCATGCTGTGGGGCCAAATCCACGGTCACAGCCTGGTCAGCGACGGACTGGGCAGCGACGCCGAGTTCTACGAGTTCGCCCGCGATAAGAGCCTGCTGGATTTTGCCGCGCTTACCGACCACGGCTACCTCACCGAGAGCATTGTCCATCCGCAGTTCCTGCGTCACCAGATCAACCCGCCGCAGTGGGACGAGTACTGCCGCGTCTGCCGCGAGTTCAACGACCCCGGCTGCTTCGTGACCTTCCTGGCCTACGAGTGGACATCGCAAGTGTTCTCGGACAAGAACGTCTACTTCCTGCACGACGACGAGCCGTTCAGCGGCTATCCGGTCAACCCCTACGACCTGGCGGACAAATACCGCGGCCGCAACGATCCGCGCTACATCGAAATCGAGATCTACGCGCCGCAGCCCATCGTGCGCGTGGAGATCGTCAAGAACGCTCCGGCCGAGCCCTGGCTGATTTTCGAGCCGGAGACCCCGGCCTGGAATCCGGGCCTGCTGACGTTCGAGGATAACTCCGCACTGGCCGGCTCGACCTATTACTACGCCCGGATATTCCAGCAAGACGGCCAGATGGCCTGGACCTCGCCGATCTGGGTCGACCTTATCTAA